TGCCTCAGGTTGGAAGGCGCGGAAGCAGAAAGCCAGAAACCCTGTGATATGTATCCGCAATGTCTGTGCATGGGCAAAAAAGCGcgcgcacgagagagagagagagagagagagagagatcttggaGACATCAATAATCAGAAAGAAAGCGGATGAAACATGGAAGCAGAGGGGACTTAGTCATAATGTTGCTGTGTATTAGTAGTGAGGACAGAGGACACTATACATGAATGAATCCCATCAAAGAATACTAAGCACTTAACAGTGAGTCTGATGAATCTGATGATCACTGTCCAAGCAGGGGATGCTGTTAAATTATCTTTGcatctttttcccattttgggCTCCACCTCCATCATTTTATTGAAGGGCGATCTACATAAACCTCCGTCCGTCCGTCCTTTTGTCAACCATCACATGCAATTTGTGTTGATCTCCACAACCACCCTATGAAAACACCCATCAACATGGTCTTTCTCTAGCAGTAACCTACTACTGACATAAGTGAATCCCTCCGTGAGGAAGTTGGTGCACAACCAATTTCTTCATTGGCTTTGTGGTACAGCATCTTCTGCACGTAGAAGGTCATGTAACATTGTGAAGCTCGGACAGTCGCCTCATCGACCTCAGTTATCCAAGCATCGTCACATTTATACCATTGGTTTCTTAAGCGCAGATAAGTCACATAGTGTCCCGATTCCAGCATGCCAGAATGTGTAACAACAGCAAATATCTCATATTCAGCTGAGACATCAGATTCGTCGCCATCAAAAGAAATCATTCTATTCCCAAGCCTCTTTCTGATGATCGAGGAGGACAAGTAGGGGCTCATGTCCAAAGAGAATGGGAACTGTAAATGCCAATCTATTTTCCTTGATGTTTTCCTTATGAATGAGTGCTCAAACCTTTTTACCTGAAGACACAATGCCAAAGGGAGCCTCCCAATGGACAGTTGCTTCGAAGAATCTTGCTTTTCTTGACAATTTTGGCAGTGTAGTTTCTGGTCCGATCCCAACTTTTCCGGTTTCGTGAAAAGATCCAAACATCCAATGAGGGTTGATGTAGATATGCTCGTGCTTCCATTCAATTTAGAACCTTTGTTAGTTGTCTCTGTTGATGAACAAGGACTCGAATCCAAGTGAAGTGAAATGTCCATAAAAGGGTCATAGGTTGTGGAAGTGAATCCACAAGTCAGACAGGTGACATCTGATCTTAAGAGTCCAGAAAATACCCTGTGAGCTATACATGGGCAATCTCCAGCatctgagaaaaagaaaagtatcatTAGCATGCAAGGGATAATACCTAGGCAACTTCATGACAGTGCTGATTTATCTTCAGACCATTAGACCAATCTTTAGGTGAATCTGATCTCTGCTTGCCACTTGTAATATGCAAAATATGCAGAGAACTTCATATGTGCAGTCCATAATGTCATGCTAATTTTGCGGATCCAGGTATGTATATAAGCACTTACGTAAGACAATGTCCATATGGAATTGACAAACATACACGTGCACCCAGCTCAGAGCCAAAAGTTTAAAGCATATTAATCAGAAACTTCTTATATTGCCCTCATGAAAGACTGCAATTTAACACTCTGTATTGATGCTCCCAAATTCTACTGCAGCTAGCATGAATCTGCATTGTGCACGGATGAATAACAGATGGCATGACCAATCAAGCATGAGTGTGCAAAGCTACTATACCTTTGTTCGTGTCCCTTAGTTTGTTCTCCTTTTCATGGATACCATCCAACAGCGAAATGAAAAACTCATGAGCATCTTGCTGCGTGTAACTAGCTAGATTTGCTGAATGCTGCCACCAGCTGCAATACAACAGATTCAGTCATGAAACATTAAACAATGTCATGATTAGATCAatattttgaagaattagacacTATACATAAGCTGTGGAACTGATGAGGAAGAACACATTCGAAACACCACAATCAATCCTTCTTAACCAAAGTCGAACTAATTACATTCAAACCCCTCCAACCACAAAATGGCACCGCCACATTTCATTCAATCAGGGAACTAAATCTAGTCAGAGTGCTGCACACAATCCATGCTTCATCAAAATTGCTGATTTTCAGCTTTTATCTTGAATAAGTCAATTAATCTGATGAGACACAACCAAGAGTACTAATTTGAGGCACAAGTGATGATATCACAACCATACACATGAACACAACTGGCAGATCTCTCTTCAAAGATTGATTCTTTAGGAGCTGGAAAATTGAGCTAAATCCAAAGGATATCATATGCAGATAACAAGTACACACCTGTAAAGAAATTGAGCTGGGCTATATGGACTCCGATCACCCGAAAACATGGCCGAGAAGATAATGTCAATGTCACAAAGCAAACAGAATCCATCTAATGATCTCCTCTGGCAAGTTTCGCGGTTATGCCTACCGCTAAGGAAGTAATTCCTCAACGGAGGGGCATGTAACAATGCTTGCAACACAGAATTCATGAAACAGGTGTTCCCCAAATTATTCAATCCTCTCAACCCAATCGGATACCAAGACTTGGCCCTCTGATCTCTTATACAAGGCAGCTCCTTCCACTTCTTCAAATCCAAATCTATCGCAGAACTCAATCTCCTCCTCTTACTCGATCTCTCCCCAATACTCTCAAAAGCATTTCTGCAAACTATCAGGTCCTTCTTATACTTACTCACCACAGCAGTGTCAAAATCAGCATCATAGACCTGATCATGACATTTCCCACAGTAAAGCTCGGATCTTTTGACGTCGACAGCTATGTCGTTTCCACAATCAGATCGGGAGTGCAAGAGGGTGTGATCCAAGCAAGAGACCGAAGAGCAAACTAAGCAAAGGTAGAGCCTTTCGCGATACCCATCACAGAAAAAGCATCTGGGTATCTTCCTATCGGGCGTACAAACGATCGTCTTCCCATTCGAGCCAGTGACGAAGTTGTCCTGGAGGGAATCGTAGCCCGCCAGGCCGTATTTCAGCTTGTAATCAGCTAGGTGATTGCAGGGTTTGGGGACGGAGCATCGAGGCTTGGCTGAGGACGGGTCCATGGGTAGAGATCCAAAAATCGGAGTCGTTCACGAGATGGGTACGCGCAGATTAAtcgaaaaaggaaagaaaaagggtatcTTGAAGGCGTGAATCGGCGGCAGGCAATGAATTTCAACAGCGgacaaaagggggaaaaacgCAAGAGGCGATCGAGACGATGCTAAGAAAGAATGATCCGAAATGGATAGGAAGAGTTGGAAAAGGAAATGGATTGGATTAGAACTGCTGCGTGTAGTTGCTgtggatttgagagagagagagagagagagagaaagagagagaaatcaatTCTTTGGGAATGACTTAATGGAGGGGAGAGGAAGGTtctgccttttttattttttgttgatcgATAGACGAAGACTGACTTTGCAAATGCCACTGTCTCCACAGTGATTGAGCAGGCCggtctttttgctttttctcccGCAACAACGTCAAAAGCGTCTTGTGCCAACGAACCTTTCCCCACGGCTAAGAAAATCACCAACTAAAGTTATTAAAGTGATCGATCCtggaatttcaattcaagaatttttagaattttcctcACGGAATGATCATTTCATTACATTGGTCACCCAAAAACCATTTATAAAGAGTAATTGCATGTAccatataaatgatcattttggaTATTTAGATCCAATGTAAATCAACATAACATGCATGTTTGTTAACAACAAATCTATGTAAGCTATCCAATTTGAGACACTAGTATGTGAACATGAGGTGCTAAGCTCGTTTGTTGCCAAGGAGAAGGGATCAAATTTATGTCTTTTGTTTCAATGTTGAATGCCGTCAACTCaatgtaatttgattgtttCTACGATGGCAATATATGTAACCATCAAAGTGCTATGTTTTACAAAATTTATGGGCTATATAGATTCCAAAAGTTTCTTGGAAAGAGACTTTAGAGTTCAGCCCTCTTTATTTCTCTTACCAATTCATATCTTTAAACTCAATTCGGTATCTCCCTTGAATAGTACTTGTATTGATCATATGAATCTGATGTATCGTAGGGAAGCATCGCCACATGCTCGTATCATCTTACATAGGAGCATTGTCAACGAAAGGAGCCATGCTATTACAACATAATCTATCGGATGGACACCGATTTGGAAAACAAAATCTGTTGAAAAGGCAAGTATTTTGGCAATGGTGAGTCTCTCTGAAGCTTTATAGTATGTAAGGTATTGATAAAGGTCCTCATCGGCAGGTGTTGGATTGCCAAAAGCTCGAGACAACATTAAAGCTATCCAATCATGATGTCTCGACGTGGAGTTAATGAGTGTGGATGTGTAACTAGCGGCTGGAAAAAGGAGAGACACAAGCAGTATCTTCTTTAAGTCAGCTATGGCCAACAGAATCGATGGAAGTTCATGCGCCTTCTTGCAGGAAGAAATTGGAGATGGCATGACAGTGTAGTGATACTAGACGATTCTGTACCAAGATGGTCGATCCAAAGCCTGTGCGCCACATCTCAACATCAACATAGCACCACATATGCCCTAGCAAAGGAGGAAAACTGAAACATTCGCCGCTCGACTGTCTCAAAAGATGCGCATATTCAGGAAAAATGACGCATATCTGTGCAAAGCAGCAAAGTAAAGAAcagaaaatgaacacaaataGCCAGAAATAGCCATCGCTCATCTGTAAAGGTGGACCCATGTATGCGCAGACAATGTCAAAAACTTAGACACGGGGTTATGGCTCTCATTGGATCTGTGTGTAAAAATTGAATAAAGGTCACGGAAGATCTCCTGAGAAATCCAATTCCCAACAGTCCTTACATGGTAAAGTCACAAATAGTGAACACTTTATAAGAGTACATACAAGGGTGAGGTTGCTTACTCATCCATCACAAGAATATACTGTGAAGGTGGGACATGTCATTGCTTtcttccaaaaaattgaaaaactgaaTCTGTTGAAGATTTAAATACTAATCTGGTGCGGTTTTGGTTACCAACTCAAGCATTAAAAAAATGCTGTCCCAGATCCAACCAAATCAAGACATTGACTCCAACTCTAGGCATAATCAAATCCCAATTGGACATGTAGCTTACATGCTATCCACGATTGAAACACTCAAGCACAGGTGCACCTGCCATGGCAAATTTACTTTTTTGGGAATTAGCTAGATTTAAGCTAAAACAGGATATCATCTCCACTAGATCTCGGAGAGAAATCTTGGTTGAGAAACCGGATGTCCAGATTCTCTGGTTCTTGGGGAGGAATCTCGGACAGGCACACTTCATTAGGACGAGTGTACCAAAACATACTCTGGCTGTGTAGTTAGAGAATCCTCTTTTGCAACTCAAAAGAGAATGATCTCCAACATAGATTAGCTATACAAAGATTTTATCAAGCTCTTAACACTCCTTGGTCACAGCAATACCTTTACAGGCATGGGGCACACATCTATTGTCATTAGTAGTCCAGCATGTGAGGGTAACTATTAAATTTCCCCACACTTCAGAGATCTCTGTCACGCTCCTCTCTTTTCTGGATTTTCCATTCCTATAAATAATGGCAGAACATGCAAAAATGAGGTTAATGGCCGGTGAGCGACTAACTGACATGACTTTGGAGGCGTGTGGGCATCTAAGAGTTGTTCTCTCCTGAAAAGGATAAAGGAACCTACCATAAATGGTCTGCTGACATCTAGGCAACACCGCTAGATGATCATCGCTATTTAAAGAAGATGAGGGAAGATGAAGAATACAATCGAAGTTCATCTGAATGGATAGAATCATTCTTTATAGCAGACCGACAGTGACAGTAGTCAAAAGGAAGATCACTCCTACCATACTCAAGCAAACTTAGAGGCACCTGAGACATTCATTACCATATGCGCACGCGAAGGCCAAACCCAGGATCACACAGACCTGAACCAGCACGGCACAAAAGAACTCATCAATGCACTGGATAGCTTCCCTATGAGATGATGCCGCCATTTCTGCTACCAATAGACAAGCATCAGACAACATATTGCAACAAACAATCTCAGAGCCACAGACCACATAAAAGGGCTTCAATTCTTTCGAAACCCAACAAAATCTTTCATCTCGAGTTAGGCGATACCCAGAATCCCTTCAACTACCGACAGATATACGGCGAAAGTATAACGCACTCGGGCACAATCAGACAACcaacatcttcttcattttccttactAGCGCAAATCTTACTTAACGGTCAAAAGCCTTAAGACATTACAATCCATATCGAATATCCATCCGTCATATTCACCCAAACGACACAACGGAAGCCTTATTATACCATACGAGGAACTCCAGTAACAACAAGACAAGACAAAGAGAGTAATTATACATAACGAGCATCAGCATCTAATATCTCGAGTAGAGATTTTCAAGGGACTTTCAAGAGGAGGCGACGACGCGGCCGACAACCGGGTACTTGGCCTCGAACTTCTTCTCCCAGTCGTCGAGGACGCCCATCTCCTTGTCGGAGAGGCCGTCGAGGGAAGCGGAGACGTCCTCGTCGTTCTTGCTCATCTTGGCGAGGGCCCGGCTGGCGTCCTTGCCGGAGAACGCGGCGTAGGCCCCGCCGGGGCCGTAGAAGGACTTGCCGGCGGTGACGTCGAAGACCCGGCCCTTGATGGCCACGTAGATGGGCTTGGAAGGGTCGGTGCCGTTGAACTGGATCAGCTCGCTCGGGGTGAACTCCATGGCTACAGCTACAGCTCGATGGATCCGAGGATGATGTTGGTACTTGGTaggtgagagagagattttgcTCTTCGAAGATAGAAGAGATTGCTTGGAATAACAGCTGCCGGCAATAATGAAGCGGAGTGGGGGCCAGTGGAATCTGACGAACGGATCTGATACGGTAACGAAAGTATACTGTAATTTCGGTCAGCGACGTGAACGCTTCTtgagtttgaagaaaaacagAAGTACACTTCctcatttaggaaaaattaccaGAACCaaatatcctaaatttattatatttatgtcattacaaacaatttcaatttagtcaattattttttagatatGAGCTTTTTGGTAATTTGTTGATTTTGGGCAGAAATCAATAAAGTGAACATGAATGAACGGCGGacgtgaatattttttttttaaattttaatgttttgctaaattttttacaatttttttatttttattttatgtttctttgattccctttttttcttcctacaAAGTCTAGCAAGGGTGGCGGCCGTCCCTCGCTAGGCCGCTAGGCAGTAGGCAAGATCTTGCTAGGCTTTGAAGAAAcgaaggaataaaaagaaatcacaAGAACGAGAATAAAagagttataaaaattatttatattagcaATGGCCTTATCACGTAGAATGATTAATATACATGACAGCAATTTCTGATTAAAATTGGTTAagttgactaaattaaaaaattatttaaattttatatttaaattaaaaaataaaaaattatgattgaatctatataaatataaattgtttaggacttttttaattttctcctaatgattttctgaattttcaattattcGAACTAGGCCCAGTGTAGGGATCATTTAATTCTCACATTTTGCAACTTTCTTCATGATTCAACCCATTTAAAATCAGATTTCCTTTTTCACACATAAGTAGAAAAGtcccccactttttcttttatcatttagCATTCCAACACACTGATTTATGAGAGCACCAAGCCttcaataaattcatttgagTTATGCCAGAAAATTTACCATATTGGGGATTTACTCTCAGCCTAATTTGAGTTTATTGGAACCCTTTGCCAGAAATCCCAAGCCATCATGATCGGCATCTGCCTAAAACCACTCACAAAATGCATACATCCATACCGGCAATTGCTTTTGCTTAGCCCATATATCGTGCTTACTATAAGATCAATAATCTGTCACATAAGGAA
This genomic stretch from Eucalyptus grandis isolate ANBG69807.140 chromosome 3, ASM1654582v1, whole genome shotgun sequence harbors:
- the LOC104438408 gene encoding probable steroid-binding protein 3, giving the protein MEFTPSELIQFNGTDPSKPIYVAIKGRVFDVTAGKSFYGPGGAYAAFSGKDASRALAKMSKNDEDVSASLDGLSDKEMGVLDDWEKKFEAKYPVVGRVVASS
- the LOC104438409 gene encoding ubiquitin C-terminal hydrolase 22 is translated as MDPSSAKPRCSVPKPCNHLADYKLKYGLAGYDSLQDNFVTGSNGKTIVCTPDRKIPRCFFCDGYRERLYLCLVCSSVSCLDHTLLHSRSDCGNDIAVDVKRSELYCGKCHDQVYDADFDTAVVSKYKKDLIVCRNAFESIGERSSKRRRLSSAIDLDLKKWKELPCIRDQRAKSWYPIGLRGLNNLGNTCFMNSVLQALLHAPPLRNYFLSGRHNRETCQRRSLDGFCLLCDIDIIFSAMFSGDRSPYSPAQFLYSWWQHSANLASYTQQDAHEFFISLLDGIHEKENKLRDTNKDAGDCPCIAHRVFSGLLRSDVTCLTCGFTSTTYDPFMDISLHLDSSPCSSTETTNKGSKLNGSTSISTSTLIGCLDLFTKPEKLGSDQKLHCQNCQEKQDSSKQLSIGRLPLALCLQVKRFEHSFIRKTSRKIDWHLQFPFSLDMSPYLSSSIIRKRLGNRMISFDGDESDVSAEYEIFAVVTHSGMLESGHYVTYLRLRNQWYKCDDAWITEVDEATVRASQCYMTFYVQKMLYHKANEEIGCAPTSSRRDSLMSVVGYC